One region of Sulfuriroseicoccus oceanibius genomic DNA includes:
- a CDS encoding DUF481 domain-containing protein — MAVVLLAAVVCGGRASAQFMPNPEVEALLRENARLREEVFRLRLELNRRHLSKRVVEHAQEKPDPRDETQEVPDPDDVEEQLEAFTEERIVDHASADHSTANPRPEARKTEELGDEAVVEAEELIEPKKPKARWSTRVAVGGNLTGGNVDSYRVNGDLRSTRQSEKHRTSLVLNGDVGQSEGRQTSERMFSSADHRSDFTPYWFTTFGGGYQRNPLAGLDHHVRGSIGIGYYFFKSERVEWALDVGPAYVFEQRAGFDDSHRPSARLGQEFEIRIHDHLKFFQNAEVLTSINNGSYWRLHSEAGIETDITRNLSLRFTGRNRYDAQPSAERRNNDFTLGASMVIRLE; from the coding sequence ATGGCAGTTGTTCTGCTCGCCGCGGTGGTCTGCGGTGGGCGTGCGAGTGCGCAGTTCATGCCCAACCCGGAAGTGGAGGCGCTTTTGCGTGAGAATGCGCGTCTGCGGGAGGAGGTATTCCGTCTGCGGCTGGAGCTGAACCGCCGTCACTTGAGCAAGCGGGTGGTCGAGCATGCGCAAGAAAAGCCGGATCCTCGCGACGAAACACAGGAGGTCCCTGATCCGGACGATGTGGAAGAGCAACTCGAGGCGTTCACCGAGGAGCGGATCGTCGATCATGCCTCTGCGGATCATTCCACCGCGAACCCGCGCCCAGAGGCGAGGAAGACGGAGGAGCTGGGTGATGAGGCGGTAGTGGAGGCGGAGGAATTGATCGAGCCGAAGAAGCCCAAGGCTCGGTGGTCGACCCGTGTGGCGGTTGGCGGTAACTTGACCGGTGGCAATGTCGACAGCTATCGGGTGAATGGAGACCTCCGTAGTACGCGCCAGTCAGAGAAGCACCGGACGTCGCTGGTGCTCAATGGTGACGTCGGTCAGAGCGAGGGGCGGCAGACATCCGAGCGGATGTTCTCGTCGGCGGATCATCGCAGTGACTTTACGCCGTATTGGTTCACGACATTTGGTGGAGGCTATCAGCGCAACCCATTGGCGGGCCTGGACCACCACGTGCGTGGATCGATCGGTATCGGGTATTACTTCTTCAAGAGCGAGCGGGTGGAGTGGGCACTGGATGTGGGGCCGGCGTATGTGTTCGAGCAGCGAGCTGGGTTTGATGACTCTCATAGGCCGAGCGCTCGTTTGGGCCAGGAGTTTGAGATTCGCATTCACGACCATCTGAAGTTCTTCCAGAATGCGGAGGTTCTGACATCGATCAACAATGGCAGCTATTGGCGGCTGCACAGTGAGGCGGGGATAGAAACCGACATCACCCGAAACCTGAGTCTGCGCTTCA
- the hemB gene encoding porphobilinogen synthase, with translation MNLGHRPRRNRKSPAIRSLVRENSLSPADFVLPLFLHEDAENTPIDSMPGVTRWSLDGLVEEAKQAFELGIPAVVLFPKIPDEQKSPKGDECYNDDGLVPRAVRALKAAVPALTVITDIALDPYNSDGHDGIVTTDEHGNQHILNDETVDILCEQALCHARAGADIVSPSDMMDGRIGEIRAVLDEEGFENVSVLSYSVKYASAFYGPFRGALDSAPKEGDKKTYQMDPANRREALREVVLDEEEGADMVMVKPAGAYLDVISAVREATVLPLAAYQVSGEYLMLKSAADAGWIDEQAAVLESLTAIKRAGADFILTYFAKQAAGWLRND, from the coding sequence ATGAACCTCGGACATCGCCCACGCAGGAACCGTAAATCACCAGCCATCCGCTCGCTGGTGCGTGAAAATTCACTTAGCCCGGCTGACTTCGTGCTGCCGCTCTTCCTCCACGAAGATGCCGAAAACACGCCAATCGACTCAATGCCGGGCGTCACCCGCTGGTCTCTCGACGGCTTGGTCGAAGAAGCCAAACAGGCATTCGAGCTCGGCATCCCGGCAGTCGTGCTTTTCCCGAAAATCCCGGACGAGCAGAAATCACCAAAAGGTGACGAGTGCTACAACGACGACGGCTTGGTGCCACGGGCGGTTCGCGCTCTAAAGGCCGCAGTGCCAGCGCTCACCGTGATCACCGACATCGCGCTCGACCCCTACAACTCCGACGGCCACGACGGCATCGTCACCACCGACGAGCACGGCAACCAACACATCCTCAACGACGAAACCGTCGACATCCTGTGCGAGCAGGCGCTCTGCCACGCCCGCGCCGGGGCCGACATCGTTTCGCCAAGTGATATGATGGACGGCCGTATCGGCGAAATCCGTGCGGTGCTCGACGAAGAAGGCTTCGAAAACGTATCCGTCCTCTCGTACTCGGTGAAGTACGCGTCTGCATTCTACGGACCATTCCGCGGCGCACTCGATTCCGCACCAAAAGAAGGCGACAAAAAGACCTACCAGATGGATCCGGCCAACCGCCGCGAAGCCCTGCGCGAAGTCGTCCTCGACGAAGAAGAGGGCGCCGACATGGTGATGGTCAAACCCGCCGGAGCCTACCTCGACGTCATCTCCGCCGTGCGCGAGGCAACGGTTTTGCCACTCGCCGCCTACCAAGTCAGCGGCGAGTACTTGATGCTCAAATCCGCCGCCGATGCCGGCTGGATCGACGAACAGGCCGCCGTGCTCGAATCGCTCACCGCCATCAAACGCGCCGGTGCCGATTTCATCCTCACTTACTTTGCCAAGCAGGCCGCCGGTTGGCTGCGTAATGACTAA
- a CDS encoding phosphoenolpyruvate carboxylase: MTDSLDTAKLTSFSMIDIELDFLIDCFRDVLDRIDAGDVANFLPWKSDNQSESTTKQDPASVGQSYSIAFQLLNIVEDRVGSRVRRQQVIDHGASAARGSWSEALKKMLEEGRSQDEIIAALKRVRIEPVLTAHPTEAKRSTVRERHRQIYHLVRKRERHGLTDRENTRLRDQIVNELEILWRTGEIHVHRPQISQEFRNALFYLRHVFPIAVERGNQNLRSAWLDAGLDMELFDRERPYPQFHFGTWIGGDRDGHPFVTSDVTAEVLVELRRNAVEMHADAMAEVAFNLPLSKYFQKVPDSLADGLTRFARTLDSESRVSEIKEIFTKNADDPWRAFALLVEEKLRITANSPTDAAAYTDVEQLLADVELLRDSLIEVGAGPLAEEVLAPTLRAIDTFGFHLAKIDIRQNSAFHDTAMSQLLTLAGVEDGANFASWPEQQRIDFLNQELQSPRPFLTAGTSAGPEADAVLDCYRVVAKHVKHFGRDGLGALIVSMTRQVSDLLVVYTLCREAGLCEVTEDGLTMGQQIVPLFETIDDLTNAPGIVDEFLSHPMTQRSLSAISAHRVRRAAMQIMLGYSDSNKDCGILSSQWALHKAQRELTNIGENHGVDITFFHGRGGTVGRGAGPINWFLGALPVGALSGSFRVTEQGETIAQKYAHLGPASHNLEVLASSLTHTTANHRAASAEAKSEFTVDADLMEQLTNFSREAYKAFLHEPGFMTFYREATPIDALEHSRIGSRPARRTGQASLEDLRAIPWVFSWTQARFFLPGWYGIGSALERLSKENPEGYAKFAEQARQSVFARYVLTNVEGSLASANEELMTGYASLVGDEAVRNKFLGMILDEHRLATQHLTDIFQSDMQSRRPRLMKTLEIREAPLRVLHLQQIELLREWRSLKADNSPEATKRAEQVLSQLQISINAISSGLRTTG, encoded by the coding sequence ATGACTGACAGCCTAGATACAGCCAAATTGACCAGCTTCTCGATGATCGACATCGAGCTCGACTTCCTCATCGACTGCTTCCGCGACGTACTGGATCGCATCGACGCAGGTGATGTCGCCAATTTCCTGCCCTGGAAATCCGACAACCAATCCGAGTCGACCACCAAACAGGATCCAGCCTCGGTAGGCCAGTCCTACTCGATCGCCTTCCAGCTCCTCAACATCGTCGAGGACCGCGTCGGATCGCGCGTGCGCCGCCAACAGGTCATCGACCACGGCGCCTCCGCCGCCCGCGGGTCATGGTCGGAAGCCCTCAAGAAAATGCTCGAGGAAGGCCGCAGCCAGGACGAAATCATCGCCGCTCTGAAGCGCGTCCGCATCGAGCCCGTCCTCACCGCCCACCCAACCGAGGCCAAGCGCTCGACCGTGCGCGAACGCCACCGCCAGATCTACCACCTCGTGCGCAAGCGCGAACGCCACGGTCTCACCGATCGCGAAAACACACGCCTGCGCGACCAGATCGTCAACGAACTCGAAATCCTCTGGCGCACCGGTGAGATCCACGTTCACCGTCCGCAGATTTCCCAGGAGTTCCGCAACGCGCTCTTCTACCTGCGTCATGTATTCCCGATCGCCGTTGAGCGCGGCAACCAGAACCTGCGCAGCGCTTGGCTCGACGCCGGTCTCGACATGGAGCTCTTCGACCGCGAGCGCCCATACCCGCAGTTCCACTTTGGAACGTGGATCGGTGGTGACCGCGACGGCCACCCATTTGTCACCAGCGATGTCACCGCCGAGGTACTCGTCGAACTCCGCCGCAACGCAGTGGAAATGCACGCCGACGCCATGGCCGAGGTCGCATTCAACCTGCCACTGAGCAAGTACTTCCAAAAAGTGCCGGACTCGCTGGCCGACGGGCTCACCCGTTTCGCGCGGACCCTCGACAGCGAATCACGCGTCTCCGAGATCAAAGAGATCTTCACCAAAAACGCGGACGATCCATGGCGTGCGTTCGCCCTGCTCGTCGAAGAAAAACTCCGCATCACAGCCAACTCGCCAACCGACGCCGCTGCCTACACCGACGTCGAGCAACTGCTCGCCGACGTGGAACTGCTGCGTGATTCGCTGATCGAAGTCGGAGCCGGTCCTCTCGCCGAAGAAGTCCTCGCCCCAACCCTGCGCGCGATCGACACCTTCGGCTTCCACCTGGCAAAAATCGACATCCGCCAGAACTCCGCCTTCCACGACACCGCCATGAGCCAACTGCTCACGCTCGCCGGTGTAGAAGACGGTGCCAACTTCGCAAGCTGGCCGGAACAACAGCGCATCGACTTCCTCAACCAGGAACTCCAGTCGCCTCGCCCTTTCCTCACCGCAGGAACGTCCGCCGGCCCGGAAGCCGACGCCGTGCTCGACTGCTACCGCGTGGTGGCAAAACACGTCAAACACTTCGGCCGCGACGGGCTCGGCGCGCTCATCGTCTCGATGACCCGCCAAGTGTCCGACCTCCTCGTCGTCTACACACTCTGCCGCGAAGCCGGTCTCTGTGAGGTCACCGAAGACGGCCTCACCATGGGCCAGCAAATCGTGCCGTTGTTCGAAACCATCGACGACCTCACCAACGCACCAGGCATCGTCGACGAGTTCCTCTCGCACCCGATGACCCAGCGCAGCCTCAGCGCCATCAGCGCCCACCGCGTGCGCCGCGCCGCGATGCAGATCATGCTCGGCTACTCGGACTCCAACAAGGACTGCGGCATCCTCTCAAGCCAGTGGGCACTGCACAAAGCCCAGCGCGAACTCACCAATATCGGTGAGAACCACGGCGTTGACATCACGTTCTTCCACGGCCGTGGCGGAACCGTCGGACGCGGCGCGGGCCCAATCAACTGGTTCCTCGGCGCCCTGCCCGTCGGTGCGCTCAGCGGCAGCTTCCGTGTCACGGAGCAAGGCGAGACCATCGCCCAGAAGTACGCCCACCTCGGACCGGCCTCCCACAACCTCGAGGTGCTCGCCTCGTCGCTCACCCACACCACCGCCAACCACCGCGCCGCCTCGGCCGAGGCCAAGTCGGAGTTCACGGTGGATGCCGACTTGATGGAGCAACTCACCAACTTCAGCCGCGAGGCCTACAAAGCGTTCCTCCACGAACCCGGCTTCATGACCTTCTACCGCGAAGCCACGCCGATCGACGCCCTCGAGCACTCGCGTATCGGCAGCCGTCCGGCACGTCGTACCGGTCAGGCATCGCTGGAAGACTTGCGCGCCATCCCATGGGTGTTCTCCTGGACCCAGGCCCGCTTCTTCCTGCCGGGCTGGTACGGAATCGGCTCCGCTCTTGAGCGCTTGTCGAAGGAAAACCCGGAAGGCTACGCCAAGTTCGCCGAGCAGGCTCGCCAGTCGGTCTTCGCCCGCTACGTGCTGACCAACGTCGAAGGCTCGCTGGCATCAGCCAACGAAGAACTCATGACCGGCTACGCGTCACTCGTCGGCGACGAAGCCGTGCGTAACAAGTTCCTCGGCATGATCCTGGACGAGCACCGACTCGCCACCCAGCACCTGACCGACATCTTCCAGAGCGACATGCAAAGCCGTCGCCCACGCTTGATGAAAACCCTCGAAATCCGTGAGGCTCCACTGCGCGTGCTCCACCTCCAGCAGATCGAACTGCTGCGCGAATGGCGCTCGCTCAAAGCGGACAACTCACCTGAGGCCACCAAGCGCGCCGAACAAGTGCTCTCGCAGCTGCAGATCTCCATCAACGCGATCTCCTCCGGCCTGCGCACCACCGGTTGA
- a CDS encoding SHD1 domain-containing protein — protein MHVDLTRRVSNLQLQFPDDAPMLKRLLLQISVFVLLCTNIHGQTRTWTEESTGRTITATLVERNGDSVVLRNLNGKRFTVAIERFTKADQTYIDEASAKEDKVEHQAASDRGNRLKPSPKPVNVGGLKLKAELLDAGPPITSDDAFGELTQILAVKDQVVVGGKDGTITGFKTNEGASLQVNRAFGDSGVIETGSEVERLLRITDNQVAARLRSGKGLLIESGQIKSDIATPNESTSLDRSGTWGVSVETGSSSAKGFSRVSMLSFNSGELEKTHWITSKDPSAVPAGYTMKNASCAAVIGGDIWIAGLNEEGVQEIVCLDRDRKVQFRLGNKNAFASDGFGNFTAIEETPRGAVVLDSNMRDLKVVSLDGSVTAVVDVKPFLGLSYPWIIDASYNPSDGYLYLLVAQAREKSEVRENLIYRISGFAK, from the coding sequence ATGCACGTTGACCTCACGAGGCGGGTGTCTAACTTACAGCTCCAATTTCCAGATGATGCCCCCATGCTAAAACGACTTCTTCTCCAAATCTCGGTTTTCGTCCTCCTCTGCACGAACATTCACGGTCAAACCCGGACTTGGACAGAGGAGAGCACGGGACGAACAATCACTGCCACATTGGTGGAGAGAAATGGAGACTCTGTCGTGCTTAGAAACCTAAACGGCAAAAGGTTCACCGTTGCGATAGAGCGTTTTACCAAAGCGGATCAGACCTACATCGATGAAGCATCCGCCAAAGAAGACAAAGTTGAGCATCAGGCGGCTTCCGACAGGGGCAATCGATTGAAGCCGTCCCCAAAACCAGTCAATGTCGGCGGATTGAAACTGAAGGCTGAGCTCCTTGATGCGGGGCCGCCAATCACCAGTGACGACGCCTTTGGAGAACTCACACAGATCCTCGCCGTGAAAGATCAAGTCGTGGTCGGAGGAAAGGACGGTACCATCACTGGATTCAAGACAAACGAAGGAGCCAGCCTCCAAGTCAATCGAGCATTTGGAGACTCGGGTGTGATCGAAACCGGCTCTGAAGTGGAGCGTTTGCTCCGTATTACCGACAACCAGGTTGCTGCCAGACTTCGCTCTGGCAAGGGCCTTTTGATCGAGAGCGGACAGATCAAATCAGATATAGCAACTCCAAACGAATCTACCTCACTCGATCGAAGCGGCACATGGGGCGTTTCAGTGGAGACCGGATCGAGTAGTGCGAAGGGATTCAGCCGCGTTAGCATGCTAAGTTTCAACAGTGGTGAATTGGAAAAGACCCACTGGATCACCTCAAAAGATCCAAGCGCAGTTCCCGCAGGGTACACGATGAAGAATGCGTCCTGTGCCGCTGTGATCGGGGGGGACATCTGGATTGCCGGACTAAACGAGGAAGGTGTGCAAGAAATCGTATGTCTGGATCGCGATCGGAAGGTCCAGTTCAGACTCGGCAACAAGAACGCCTTTGCTTCCGACGGATTTGGAAATTTCACAGCGATCGAAGAGACGCCGCGGGGCGCGGTGGTTTTGGATTCTAATATGCGCGATCTGAAAGTCGTCTCCTTGGATGGTTCGGTTACCGCAGTTGTCGACGTCAAACCCTTCCTCGGTCTCTCCTATCCGTGGATCATCGATGCCTCCTACAACCCGTCCGACGGGTATCTCTACCTTCTGGTCGCGCAAGCCCGCGAGAAGTCAGAAGTTAGAGAGAACCTGATCTATCGGATTTCGGGCTTCGCAAAGTAG